One Solanum pennellii chromosome 10, SPENNV200 genomic region harbors:
- the LOC107032434 gene encoding homeobox-leucine zipper protein HOX11-like isoform X2, with protein MELALSLGGDNTPKPILFLEKSSSSSSSLHENKVNKDVGFCMVLGKSCNEVEDEVGRKKRSKNHQEIRSSSIDPSLQLDLIPFSHGVSNNTCSKLSFPWLSQNSTHEPAGLTNGPALDMTNRMQLVVAEEAEEGAALSSPNSEISNFQMNFPIYRNGKLINMKRDQCERDRDNNRWGNGNNYSCSRISDEELDASARKKLRLTKEQSAFLEESFKEHNTLNPKQKLALAKQLNLRPRQVEVWFQNRRARTKLKQTEVDCEYLKKCCETLTEENKRLHKELQELRALKSSQPFYMQLPATTLTMCPSCERVATTTSVTTTTTTTTPATTTTTTVAASNAVALHNHKLISVMTKLECTN; from the exons ATGGAGTTAGCTTTGAGCTTAGGAGGGGATAATACACCAAAACCAATATTGTTTCTtgaaaaatcatcatcatcttcttcttctttacatGAGAATAAGGTTAACAAAGATGTAGGGTTTTGCATGGTTTTAGGGAAGTCATGtaatgaagttgaagatgaagttggaagaaaaaaaagatcaaaaaatcatcaagaaattAGGTCATCATCAATAGATCCATCACTTCAACTTGATCTCATCCCTTTTTCTCATGGAGTTTCTAACAACACTTGTTCAAAACTTTCCTTCCCTTGGCTCTCTCAAAATT CTACTCATGAACCGGCCGGTTTAACAAATGGACCGGCGTTGGACATGACGAACCGGATGCAGTTAGTGGTGGCGGAGGAGGCAGAGGAAGGGGCGGCGCTATCGTCTCCGAATAGTGaaatatcaaattttcaaatgaattttccGATTTATAGAAatggaaaattaataaatatgaaaagagATCAATGTGAACGCGATCGCGATAATAATCGATGGGGTAATGGTAATAATTATTCTTGTTCAAGAATAAGTGATGAAGAATTAGATGCATCAGCAAGAAAAAAACTTAGACTAACAAAAGAACAATCTGCTTTTCTTGAAGAAAgtttcaaagaacacaacacacTCAATCCT AAACAGAAGCTTGCTCTAGCAAAGCAATTAAATCTTCGTCCAAGACAAGTGGAAGTTTGGTTCCAAAATAGAAGAGcaag gACAAAATTGAAGCAAACAGAAGTAGATTGTGAATATTTAAAGAAATGTTGTGAGACATTGACAGAAGAGAATAAAAGGCTACATAAAGAGCTTCAAGAATTAAGAGCTTTAAAATCTTCACAACCTTTTTACATGCAACTTCCTGCCACAACTCTCACTATGTGTCCTTCGTGTGAACGCGTTGCTACTACAACCTCTGTCACCACAACCACCACTACTACGACACCTGCCACGACTACAACCACCACCGTGGCCGCCTCGAACGCGGTGGCACTTCATAATCATAAGTTGATAAGTGTGATGACAAAATTAGAGtgtacaaattaa
- the LOC107032434 gene encoding homeobox-leucine zipper protein HOX11-like isoform X1, whose product MELALSLGGDNTPKPILFLEKSSSSSSSLHENKVNKDVGFCMVLGKSCNEVEDEVGRKKRSKNHQEIRSSSIDPSLQLDLIPFSHGVSNNTCSKLSFPWLSQNLATHEPAGLTNGPALDMTNRMQLVVAEEAEEGAALSSPNSEISNFQMNFPIYRNGKLINMKRDQCERDRDNNRWGNGNNYSCSRISDEELDASARKKLRLTKEQSAFLEESFKEHNTLNPKQKLALAKQLNLRPRQVEVWFQNRRARTKLKQTEVDCEYLKKCCETLTEENKRLHKELQELRALKSSQPFYMQLPATTLTMCPSCERVATTTSVTTTTTTTTPATTTTTTVAASNAVALHNHKLISVMTKLECTN is encoded by the exons ATGGAGTTAGCTTTGAGCTTAGGAGGGGATAATACACCAAAACCAATATTGTTTCTtgaaaaatcatcatcatcttcttcttctttacatGAGAATAAGGTTAACAAAGATGTAGGGTTTTGCATGGTTTTAGGGAAGTCATGtaatgaagttgaagatgaagttggaagaaaaaaaagatcaaaaaatcatcaagaaattAGGTCATCATCAATAGATCCATCACTTCAACTTGATCTCATCCCTTTTTCTCATGGAGTTTCTAACAACACTTGTTCAAAACTTTCCTTCCCTTGGCTCTCTCAAAATT TAGCTACTCATGAACCGGCCGGTTTAACAAATGGACCGGCGTTGGACATGACGAACCGGATGCAGTTAGTGGTGGCGGAGGAGGCAGAGGAAGGGGCGGCGCTATCGTCTCCGAATAGTGaaatatcaaattttcaaatgaattttccGATTTATAGAAatggaaaattaataaatatgaaaagagATCAATGTGAACGCGATCGCGATAATAATCGATGGGGTAATGGTAATAATTATTCTTGTTCAAGAATAAGTGATGAAGAATTAGATGCATCAGCAAGAAAAAAACTTAGACTAACAAAAGAACAATCTGCTTTTCTTGAAGAAAgtttcaaagaacacaacacacTCAATCCT AAACAGAAGCTTGCTCTAGCAAAGCAATTAAATCTTCGTCCAAGACAAGTGGAAGTTTGGTTCCAAAATAGAAGAGcaag gACAAAATTGAAGCAAACAGAAGTAGATTGTGAATATTTAAAGAAATGTTGTGAGACATTGACAGAAGAGAATAAAAGGCTACATAAAGAGCTTCAAGAATTAAGAGCTTTAAAATCTTCACAACCTTTTTACATGCAACTTCCTGCCACAACTCTCACTATGTGTCCTTCGTGTGAACGCGTTGCTACTACAACCTCTGTCACCACAACCACCACTACTACGACACCTGCCACGACTACAACCACCACCGTGGCCGCCTCGAACGCGGTGGCACTTCATAATCATAAGTTGATAAGTGTGATGACAAAATTAGAGtgtacaaattaa
- the LOC107002759 gene encoding putative uncharacterized protein DDB_G0268338 isoform X2, translating into MRIRKRFPPPSDPQLNTKNESLPSDLPNLSLPQPSDQPATVTGAKTTTSWVLFGGNNNNPPKIEQKDVEYEDGKLWREKKESIDSNIDNDNKKELSFLSTTQIGSLLHQPSSSSDLDGRWCKEDHKVIPLKKRSRDNYHHHHHHDTSNINTMKSKTNKKCPQENGNEDEQEHEEHYQRINSDQKVEHVNKKNKRGSVILEGSRCSRVNGRGWRCCQQTLVGYSLCEHHLGKGRLRSMNSTTVRNSMNNKKKKKKGEEKDKESYALSNDHEYYDVDDDNDDEDDKKKTKKKKVKKLGMVKARSLSSLLGQTDNSVAMMIVDNNDNNNG; encoded by the exons atgAGGATAAGGAAACGTTTTCCTCCTCCGTCAGATCCCCAACTAAACACCAAAAATGAATCTCTACCGTCTGATCTTCCAAATCTAAGTCTTCCACAGCCGTCTGATCAACCGGCAACCGTCACCGGAGCTAAAACAACCACCAGCTGGGTTCTCTTTGGTGGCAACAACAATAATCCACCAAAAATAGAGCAAAAG gATGTGGAATATGAAGATGGAAAATTatggagagagaaaaaagagagtatTGATAGTAATATTGACAATGATAACAA GAAAGAATTAAGTTTTTTGAGTACAACACAAATAGGTTCTTTGCTTCATCAACCATCATCTTCTTCTGATCTAG ATGGTAGATGGTGTAAAGAAGATCATAAGGTAATTCCATTGAAAAAGAGATCAAGAGACAActatcaccatcaccatcaccacgACACAAGTAATATTAACACAATGAAATCGAAGACAAACAAGAAATGTCCACAAGAAAATGGTAACGAGGATGAGCAAGAACACGAGGAACATTATCAACGAATTAACAGTGATCAAAAAGTTGAACACGtaaacaaaaagaacaaaagaggaAGTGTTATATTAGAGGGATCAAGGTGTAGTCGTGTTAATGGAAGAGGATGGAGATGTTGTCAACAAACCCTTGTGGGATATTCATTGTGTGAACATCATTTGGGTAAAGGAAGACTTAGAAGCATGAATAGTACTACAGTTCGAAACTCGAtgaataataagaaaaagaagaagaaaggagaagaaaaagataa GGAATCGTACGCGTTGTCAAATGATCATGAATATTATGATGTCGATGATGATAATGACGATGAagatgacaagaaaaagacgaagaagaagaaggtgaAGAAGCTTGGAATGGTGAAAGCTAGATCTCTGAGTAGTCTACTCGGTCAAACAGATAATTCAGTTGCTATGATGATAGTTGATAATAACGATAATAATAACGGGTAG
- the LOC107002759 gene encoding uncharacterized protein LOC107002759 isoform X1 translates to MRIRKRFPPPSDPQLNTKNESLPSDLPNLSLPQPSDQPATVTGAKTTTSWVLFGGNNNNPPKIEQKDVEYEDGKLWREKKESIDSNIDNDNKKELSFLSTTQIGSLLHQPSSSSDLDGRWCKEDHKVIPLKKRSRDNYHHHHHHDTSNINTMKSKTNKKCPQENGNEDEQEHEEHYQRINSDQKVEHVNKKNKRGSVILEGSRCSRVNGRGWRCCQQTLVGYSLCEHHLGKGRLRSMNSTTVRNSMNNKKKKKKGEEKDKESYALPNDHEYYDVNDDNDDEDDKKKTKKKKVKKLGMVKARSLSSLLGQTDNSVAMMIVDNNDNNNGQLANYEDDDQILFYVLRYYN, encoded by the exons atgAGGATAAGGAAACGTTTTCCTCCTCCGTCAGATCCCCAACTAAACACCAAAAATGAATCTCTACCGTCTGATCTTCCAAATCTAAGTCTTCCACAGCCGTCTGATCAACCGGCAACCGTCACCGGAGCTAAAACAACCACCAGCTGGGTTCTCTTTGGTGGCAACAACAATAATCCACCAAAAATAGAGCAAAAG gATGTGGAATATGAAGATGGAAAATTatggagagagaaaaaagagagtatTGATAGTAATATTGACAATGATAACAA GAAAGAATTAAGTTTTTTGAGTACAACACAAATAGGTTCTTTGCTTCATCAACCATCATCTTCTTCTGATCTAG ATGGTAGATGGTGTAAAGAAGATCATAAGGTAATTCCATTGAAAAAGAGATCAAGAGACAActatcaccatcaccatcaccacgACACAAGTAATATTAACACAATGAAATCGAAGACAAACAAGAAATGTCCACAAGAAAATGGTAACGAGGATGAGCAAGAACACGAGGAACATTATCAACGAATTAACAGTGATCAAAAAGTTGAACACGtaaacaaaaagaacaaaagaggaAGTGTTATATTAGAGGGATCAAGGTGTAGTCGTGTTAATGGAAGAGGATGGAGATGTTGTCAACAAACCCTTGTGGGATATTCATTGTGTGAACATCATTTGGGTAAAGGAAGACTTAGAAGCATGAATAGTACTACAGTTCGAAACTCGAtgaataataagaaaaagaagaagaaaggagaagaaaaagataaggAATCATACGCGTTGCCAAATGATCATGAATATTATGATGttaatgatgataatgatgatgaagatgacaagaaaaagacgaagaagaagaaggtgaAGAAGCTTGGAATGGTGAAAGCTAGATCTCTGAGTAGTCTACTCGGTCAAACAGACAATTCAGTTGCTATGATGATAGTTGATAATAACGATAATAATAACGGGCAGCTAGCCAATTATGAAGATGACGAtcagatattattttatgtactCAGATATTATAATTAG